Proteins encoded by one window of Dietzia sp. B32:
- a CDS encoding DNA-formamidopyrimidine glycosylase family protein, giving the protein MPEGDSVHRAAARVHEALAGRTLDRTELRVPRFAAVDLRGRTVDGARSRGKHLFVVVGPDGQGRDPVTLHIHLKMEGRIHILRAGDRWRFPAHTVRLLLRSGDVEVVGTELGMLRALTPAEAERAVDHLGPDLLGADWDPVTSTDEVVRRIGERPTRTIGEALLDQRNLAGIGTVYRAELCFLRGVDPRDPVEAVPDPRGMVTLARRMLFANADRPVRVTTGDTRRGRELWVYGRDGKPCRRCGTEVQTFRLGGLADPDEPSDSLDRIAYRCPSCQPRRATLGASPTEENS; this is encoded by the coding sequence GTGCCCGAAGGCGATTCAGTGCACAGGGCCGCGGCCCGGGTCCATGAGGCCCTGGCCGGGCGCACCCTGGACCGCACCGAGCTCCGGGTGCCGAGATTCGCCGCCGTCGACCTGCGCGGCAGGACCGTGGACGGTGCCCGGTCCCGGGGAAAGCACCTCTTCGTCGTCGTCGGCCCGGACGGGCAGGGCCGCGATCCCGTCACCCTCCACATCCACCTGAAGATGGAGGGCCGGATCCACATTCTCCGGGCGGGAGACCGCTGGCGGTTCCCCGCGCACACCGTGCGGCTGCTCCTGCGCTCCGGCGACGTCGAGGTGGTGGGCACCGAGCTCGGTATGCTGCGCGCGCTGACCCCCGCCGAGGCGGAGCGCGCCGTCGACCATCTGGGGCCCGACCTCCTGGGTGCGGATTGGGACCCGGTCACGAGTACCGATGAGGTCGTGCGGCGCATCGGCGAGAGACCCACCCGTACGATCGGCGAGGCATTGCTCGACCAGCGCAATCTGGCCGGGATCGGGACCGTCTACCGGGCGGAACTGTGTTTCCTGCGAGGGGTGGACCCGCGGGATCCGGTCGAGGCCGTGCCGGACCCACGGGGCATGGTCACACTGGCGCGGCGGATGCTATTCGCCAACGCCGACCGCCCAGTCCGGGTGACGACCGGCGACACCCGGCGCGGGCGCGAACTATGGGTGTACGGCCGTGACGGCAAGCCGTGCCGCCGGTGCGGGACCGAGGTGCAGACATTCCGCCTCGGCGGGCTCGCGGACCCGGACGAGCCGAGTGACTCCCTCGACCGCATCGCCTACCGTTGCCCGTCCTGCCAGCCGCGTCGTGCCACACTGGGCGCATCGCCAACGGAGGAGAACTCGTGA
- a CDS encoding SDR family oxidoreductase, whose protein sequence is MTDRKTILITGASSGLGEGMARRWAAQGKNLALCARRLDRLEELRAELLAANPSITVAVRELDVADGDAVEKVFGELDAELGGIDRFVLNAGLGKGASIGTGKAHANRETAMVNVVGTLNQAEAAMERLFTRGEGHLVFISSVSSLRGMPKAQNTYGATKAFVSALAQGLYAELDSAGSRIKVTDILPGYIRTDINRSVKTALMTEFDEGVDALVKTIDAEPTRALVPAKPWKAIGPLLTLLPEKVSRRFV, encoded by the coding sequence GTGACCGACCGCAAGACGATTCTGATCACCGGTGCCAGCTCGGGCCTCGGCGAGGGAATGGCCCGCCGCTGGGCCGCGCAGGGAAAGAACCTCGCGCTGTGTGCGCGGCGTCTGGACCGCCTGGAGGAGCTCCGCGCCGAACTGTTGGCCGCGAATCCCTCGATCACGGTGGCGGTTCGTGAGCTCGATGTGGCCGACGGCGACGCGGTGGAGAAGGTATTCGGCGAGCTGGACGCCGAGCTCGGTGGCATCGACCGGTTCGTACTCAACGCCGGGCTGGGCAAGGGAGCCTCGATCGGAACAGGCAAGGCGCACGCCAACCGGGAGACCGCGATGGTGAACGTGGTCGGGACGCTGAACCAGGCCGAGGCGGCGATGGAGCGGCTCTTCACTCGGGGTGAGGGGCACCTGGTGTTCATCTCGTCGGTGAGTTCGCTGCGCGGCATGCCGAAGGCGCAGAACACCTACGGCGCGACCAAGGCGTTCGTCTCGGCGCTCGCGCAGGGCCTGTACGCCGAGTTGGACAGCGCGGGCAGCCGGATCAAGGTGACCGACATCCTGCCGGGGTACATCCGCACGGACATCAACCGTTCGGTGAAGACCGCGCTGATGACCGAGTTCGACGAGGGTGTCGACGCGCTGGTCAAGACGATCGACGCCGAGCCCACCCGCGCGCTGGTGCCGGCCAAACCCTGGAAGGCGATCGGTCCGCTGCTGACGCTCCTGCCGGAGAAGGTCAGCCGCCGCTTCGTCTGA
- a CDS encoding chorismate mutase: MSIDPAGTDDPLSESEIQELRLEIDRLDAEILDAIVRRSEISKRIGRTRMKSGGTKLVHTRELKVYERFSSLGEEGQTLAGMLLRLGRGRLGH, translated from the coding sequence ATGAGCATCGATCCCGCCGGCACCGACGATCCGCTGTCCGAGTCCGAGATCCAGGAACTGCGACTGGAGATCGACCGCCTGGACGCCGAGATCCTCGACGCGATCGTCCGGCGTAGCGAGATCTCCAAGCGCATCGGCCGCACGCGGATGAAGTCGGGCGGTACGAAGCTAGTCCACACCCGGGAACTCAAGGTCTACGAGCGGTTCTCCTCCCTCGGCGAGGAGGGGCAGACCCTCGCCGGCATGCTCCTACGTCTCGGCCGGGGCCGACTGGGGCACTAG
- the pgi gene encoding glucose-6-phosphate isomerase — MMTDISATQQWAAVENLVPSIGEVSLRELFDADPERGHRMSVTAGDLHVDLSKHLVTDEILTALTELAHAAQVPARRAAMFRGDRINTTEDRAVLHTALRLPPDAELVVDGRDVVADVQAVLGRMADFSDRVRSGGWTGHTGQRIDTVVNIGIGGSDLGPVMVDSALRQFRTAGISARYVSNVDPADLSATLAEINPATTLVVVASKTFTTQETMANAHAARRHFVEALGSDDAIASHFVAVSTAAEKVAEFGISADNMFEFWDWVGGRYSVSSAIGLSVMITVGPSAFIELLEGFHTMDEHFATEAPEHNAAVLMALLGIWYTCFLGSQSKAVIPYAQDLRRFPAYLQQLTMESLGKSVRLDGSDVSYPTGEIYWGEPGTNGQHAFFQLLHQGTQLVPVDFIGIARPGADLDAYPSEGTEAVSMHDLLMANLFAQSRVLAFGKTEEEVLADGVDPALAPHKVMPGNRPSTTILAPSLSPGVLGQLIALYEHIVFTQAAILGINAFDQWGVELGKAQAGELLGALTADSHPEPAFDSSTDSLVEIYREARGRR; from the coding sequence ATCATGACCGACATCAGCGCGACGCAGCAGTGGGCAGCGGTGGAGAACCTGGTCCCCTCGATCGGCGAGGTCTCCCTGAGGGAGTTGTTCGACGCCGACCCGGAGCGCGGCCACCGGATGTCGGTCACCGCGGGCGATCTGCACGTGGACCTGTCCAAACACCTGGTCACCGACGAGATCCTCACCGCACTCACAGAGCTCGCCCACGCCGCCCAGGTGCCCGCGCGGCGGGCCGCCATGTTCCGGGGCGACCGGATCAACACCACCGAGGACCGCGCGGTTCTCCACACGGCGCTCCGTCTCCCGCCCGATGCCGAACTCGTCGTCGACGGCCGGGACGTGGTGGCCGACGTCCAGGCGGTACTGGGGCGCATGGCCGACTTCTCCGACCGCGTCCGCTCCGGCGGGTGGACGGGACACACGGGCCAGCGGATCGACACGGTGGTCAACATCGGGATCGGGGGCTCCGACCTGGGTCCGGTGATGGTCGACAGCGCCCTGCGACAGTTCCGGACGGCCGGCATCAGCGCCAGGTACGTCTCCAACGTCGACCCCGCCGACCTCTCGGCCACCCTCGCGGAGATCAACCCGGCAACGACCCTGGTGGTGGTGGCGTCCAAGACGTTCACCACCCAGGAGACCATGGCCAACGCGCACGCCGCTCGTCGGCACTTCGTCGAGGCCCTGGGCTCCGACGACGCGATCGCCTCGCACTTCGTCGCCGTGTCCACCGCCGCCGAGAAGGTCGCCGAGTTCGGGATCTCCGCGGACAACATGTTCGAGTTCTGGGACTGGGTCGGCGGGCGATACTCCGTGTCCTCCGCCATCGGGCTGTCGGTGATGATCACCGTGGGGCCGTCGGCGTTCATCGAACTGCTCGAGGGCTTCCACACGATGGATGAGCACTTCGCCACCGAGGCACCCGAACACAATGCGGCGGTCCTCATGGCGCTGCTCGGGATCTGGTACACCTGCTTCCTCGGCTCGCAGTCCAAGGCCGTGATCCCCTACGCCCAGGACCTCCGGCGATTCCCCGCCTACCTGCAGCAGCTGACCATGGAATCGCTCGGCAAGTCGGTCCGTCTCGACGGTTCCGACGTCAGTTACCCGACCGGCGAGATCTACTGGGGCGAGCCCGGCACCAACGGCCAGCACGCGTTCTTCCAGCTGCTCCACCAGGGCACGCAACTCGTGCCCGTCGACTTCATCGGCATCGCCCGTCCGGGTGCGGACCTCGACGCCTACCCGTCGGAGGGGACGGAGGCGGTGTCCATGCACGACCTGCTCATGGCCAACCTCTTCGCGCAGTCGCGGGTCCTGGCCTTCGGCAAGACCGAGGAGGAGGTCCTCGCCGACGGCGTCGACCCCGCCCTCGCCCCGCACAAGGTCATGCCCGGCAACCGACCCTCCACCACGATCCTCGCCCCGTCCCTCTCCCCGGGCGTCCTCGGCCAGCTGATCGCGCTGTACGAGCACATCGTGTTCACCCAGGCCGCGATCCTGGGCATCAACGCGTTCGACCAGTGGGGCGTCGAGCTCGGCAAGGCGCAGGCGGGCGAGCTGCTCGGCGCACTCACCGCCGACTCCCACCCCGAACCGGCCTTCGACTCCTCCACGGATTCGCTCGTCGAGATCTACCGCGAGGCCCGCGGACGGCGCTGA
- a CDS encoding HNH endonuclease signature motif containing protein: MHEDADRAAASPASPASPGSSASPASSGSSSSLSGLRAAVREGWMGENRAAARRFVACYELFLECQRREESGAGAGECRSGHAVVDPIDVATGYVVAAMAISSRRATTMISFAFDLHTRYPAILTAMAQGRLDQRAAEVLASQMATVHVDVLDLVQQQVVDEYLAAIEGGIRLGEKAIRSNVDAIIAGYDANGIRLRRQEAARTRGVRVHKGIDGMSTISAILATEEAAVLAEALDQRVADHRAADAQAAADTNASDGDGEAAGEVDDYSLAERRADALMSLVCGDVGPGGARNGSDTAAHPGQPGAAGRSATAGAGVAPLRPRVTVIATGNHARDDGGARVEFTRTGQAALQALLDMLATSDGATFEAVDPRIGAADDARAALTYRPSADLARRIRLRDGTCRHPGCTVPAEACDLDHVVPFDHTDPERGGHTTEANLAAMCRRHHRFKTFSDWRYHLHPDGTLTVTTPEGSTMLTHPSGPLADYRREHAHTETRAWARQQRRTPHPTGDERADAEPTYWSRRAARHNTERHNTEHRAATDTIPTPPAESSRWWNRNAPHASTIELGIRTLLLDHHRQRLDDIIDPPPF, from the coding sequence ATGCACGAGGACGCGGATCGCGCGGCCGCCTCCCCCGCCTCCCCCGCCTCGCCCGGCTCGTCCGCCTCGCCCGCCTCGTCTGGTTCCTCGAGTTCGTTGTCGGGTCTGCGGGCGGCGGTGCGTGAGGGCTGGATGGGCGAGAATCGTGCAGCGGCGCGCCGGTTCGTGGCGTGTTACGAGTTGTTCCTCGAATGCCAGCGCCGGGAGGAGTCCGGGGCGGGCGCCGGTGAATGCCGATCCGGGCATGCGGTGGTCGATCCGATCGACGTCGCGACCGGGTACGTGGTCGCGGCGATGGCGATCTCGTCCCGGCGGGCCACCACCATGATCTCCTTCGCCTTCGACCTGCACACCCGGTACCCGGCGATCCTGACCGCGATGGCGCAGGGGCGTCTGGACCAGCGCGCCGCCGAGGTGCTCGCCTCACAGATGGCCACCGTCCACGTCGACGTGCTCGATTTGGTGCAGCAACAGGTCGTCGACGAGTACCTCGCCGCGATCGAGGGCGGGATCCGCCTGGGCGAGAAAGCCATCCGCAGCAACGTCGATGCCATCATCGCCGGCTACGACGCCAATGGCATCCGCCTGCGCCGCCAGGAAGCCGCCCGCACCCGCGGGGTACGCGTGCACAAAGGCATCGACGGGATGTCCACCATCTCGGCGATCCTGGCAACCGAAGAGGCCGCCGTCCTGGCCGAGGCCCTCGACCAGCGCGTGGCCGACCACCGGGCCGCCGACGCCCAAGCCGCCGCCGACACCAACGCGAGCGATGGCGATGGCGAGGCCGCCGGTGAGGTCGACGACTACTCCCTGGCCGAACGCCGCGCCGACGCGTTGATGTCCCTGGTGTGCGGCGACGTCGGCCCAGGCGGCGCCCGCAACGGCTCCGACACTGCAGCCCACCCCGGCCAGCCGGGTGCCGCGGGCCGGTCCGCCACCGCGGGTGCCGGGGTGGCGCCGTTGCGGCCACGGGTCACCGTCATCGCCACCGGCAACCACGCCCGCGACGACGGCGGAGCCCGGGTGGAGTTCACCCGCACCGGCCAGGCCGCCCTGCAGGCCCTGCTCGACATGCTCGCCACCAGCGACGGGGCCACGTTTGAGGCCGTCGATCCCCGGATCGGGGCCGCCGACGACGCCCGAGCCGCCCTGACCTACCGGCCCAGCGCCGACCTGGCCCGCCGCATCCGACTACGCGACGGCACCTGCCGCCACCCCGGCTGCACGGTCCCGGCCGAGGCCTGTGATCTGGACCATGTGGTGCCGTTCGATCACACCGACCCCGAGCGTGGCGGGCACACCACCGAGGCCAACCTCGCCGCGATGTGCCGGCGCCACCACCGGTTCAAGACCTTCTCCGACTGGCGCTACCACCTCCACCCCGACGGCACCCTGACCGTGACCACCCCCGAGGGCTCGACCATGCTCACCCACCCCTCCGGCCCACTGGCCGACTACCGACGCGAACACGCCCACACCGAGACCCGCGCCTGGGCCCGTCAGCAACGCCGCACCCCCCACCCCACCGGCGACGAACGAGCCGACGCCGAACCGACCTACTGGTCCCGCCGCGCCGCCCGCCACAACACCGAACGCCACAACACCGAACACCGCGCCGCCACCGACACCATCCCCACCCCACCGGCCGAGTCCAGCCGCTGGTGGAACCGCAACGCCCCACACGCCAGCACCATCGAACTCGGCATCCGCACCCTCCTACTCGACCACCACCGCCAACGCCTCGACGACATCATCGACCCACCACCCTTCTGA
- a CDS encoding dihydrofolate reductase family protein translates to MRSLSMATIYCTATSLDGFIADDEESLSWLFATPGNAEPGSTAGSDDAAVSELHFDRFFAGVGAIVCGVNTFEWVRRDLTKDGQPFVWPYSQPTWVVTHRDLDPVDGVEFFSGDVADLHPRLVEAAAGRDVWVVGGGDLAGQFADLGLLDRLWIHQCAVVLGSGRPLLPRRLRLHRRQLDTDGQFTAMLFDVVGPEPRVSS, encoded by the coding sequence GTGCGATCGTTGAGCATGGCCACGATCTACTGCACCGCCACCAGTCTCGACGGGTTCATCGCCGACGACGAGGAGAGCCTGTCCTGGTTGTTCGCCACACCCGGGAACGCCGAACCAGGTTCGACCGCCGGCTCCGACGACGCGGCGGTCTCTGAGCTCCACTTCGACCGCTTCTTCGCCGGCGTCGGCGCGATCGTCTGTGGAGTGAACACCTTCGAGTGGGTCCGCCGCGATCTGACCAAGGACGGTCAACCGTTCGTCTGGCCGTACTCCCAGCCCACCTGGGTGGTCACCCACCGGGACCTCGACCCCGTCGACGGCGTGGAGTTCTTCTCCGGTGATGTCGCCGACCTGCATCCCCGCCTCGTCGAGGCCGCGGCGGGAAGGGACGTCTGGGTGGTCGGCGGCGGCGACCTGGCCGGCCAGTTCGCCGATCTCGGGCTGCTCGATCGTCTGTGGATCCATCAGTGCGCGGTCGTCCTCGGTTCCGGGCGACCCCTGCTCCCCCGCAGGCTCCGTCTCCACCGACGTCAGCTCGACACCGACGGGCAGTTCACCGCCATGCTCTTCGACGTCGTCGGCCCGGAACCACGCGTCTCTTCCTGA
- a CDS encoding DUF5701 family protein: MTPRVHPEAPIARQVERLVELGVPELAGITAEQLRAHARALSAGPGDGEGAGGTVLAVHPSLVPTERLATLMRRDGKAGFVVVDMTDLAEFVPTDDISVPDAPLYLVGDVSRDDDMLDWTPADAHTELAARGRTPLTVAEGISWLLQQPEVLEPGKCFMCIGSRKPKRGGGLDSRTPALWISGGTGRDGKANKGAPKVGWCWANNHHTWLGFASTAGRVGPGE; the protein is encoded by the coding sequence GTGACCCCCAGAGTTCATCCCGAAGCCCCCATCGCCCGCCAGGTCGAGCGACTCGTCGAGCTGGGCGTGCCCGAGCTCGCCGGAATCACCGCCGAGCAACTGCGGGCCCACGCCCGCGCACTCTCCGCCGGACCCGGCGACGGTGAGGGCGCCGGCGGGACCGTGCTGGCCGTCCACCCGTCCCTGGTGCCCACCGAGCGGCTGGCCACCCTCATGCGCCGCGACGGTAAGGCGGGCTTCGTCGTCGTCGACATGACCGACCTGGCCGAGTTCGTGCCCACCGACGACATCAGCGTCCCTGACGCGCCGTTGTACCTGGTGGGGGACGTGAGTCGCGACGACGACATGCTGGACTGGACGCCCGCCGATGCCCACACCGAGTTGGCCGCCCGGGGTCGTACCCCGCTCACCGTCGCCGAGGGGATCAGCTGGCTGCTGCAGCAGCCCGAGGTGCTGGAGCCGGGGAAGTGCTTCATGTGCATCGGCTCGCGCAAGCCCAAGCGGGGCGGCGGGCTGGATTCGCGGACGCCCGCGCTGTGGATCAGTGGCGGGACGGGACGCGATGGCAAGGCGAACAAGGGCGCGCCCAAGGTGGGCTGGTGCTGGGCGAACAACCACCACACCTGGCTGGGTTTCGCGTCCACGGCGGGCAGGGTCGGGCCGGGGGAGTAG
- a CDS encoding sodium:alanine symporter family protein, which translates to MEEFNTFLADIGSVIWGPFVLIPLLLGTGLFLTIRLRMLQFRKLVPALRLGLVKRKDDGGEGDISQYQALTTALAATVGVGNIVGVATAIALGGPGALFWMWITALVGMASKYSEAFLGVRYRVTDARGEQSGGPQYYLHRGFAEIFGRTGGRIGLVLSIVFAVFAVLASFGIGNMTQANAVATQLENSFGVSHAATGIVLFVLTGAVLLGGIKAIGRVTAGFVPLMIVLYIVGGFVVLVVNADQIPSAFGQVFSDAFTGTSAVGGFAGSAILYAIQMGVARGIFSNESGMGSAAIAAAAAKTTHPTRQGLVSMTQTFIDTIIVVTFTGLVLVTSGVWQEGSDSAGTMTADAFAAAMPEGDKLVAVSIAFFAFSTILGWSYYGERCMERLVGARGVIPYRMVFTCVVFVGAITELEVVWNFADVMNGLMAIPNLIGLLVLSGLIVRETRHYLDNDPGLTATASQVKEFTGAVRR; encoded by the coding sequence GTGGAAGAATTCAACACGTTTCTCGCCGACATCGGATCGGTGATCTGGGGACCGTTCGTCCTCATCCCGCTGCTGCTGGGCACGGGCCTGTTCCTGACGATCCGGCTACGGATGCTGCAATTCCGCAAGCTGGTCCCCGCCCTGCGGCTGGGGCTGGTCAAGCGGAAGGACGACGGCGGCGAGGGTGACATCTCGCAGTACCAGGCGCTCACCACCGCCCTGGCCGCCACCGTCGGCGTGGGCAACATCGTCGGCGTCGCCACGGCCATCGCGTTGGGTGGCCCGGGTGCGCTCTTCTGGATGTGGATCACCGCGCTCGTCGGCATGGCGTCCAAGTACTCCGAGGCCTTCCTCGGCGTGCGCTATCGCGTCACCGATGCCCGGGGCGAGCAGTCCGGTGGTCCGCAGTACTACCTGCACCGCGGCTTCGCGGAGATCTTCGGCCGCACCGGCGGCAGGATCGGTCTGGTCCTGTCGATCGTGTTCGCGGTGTTCGCCGTGTTGGCGAGCTTCGGCATCGGCAACATGACCCAGGCCAACGCGGTCGCGACCCAGCTCGAGAACTCGTTCGGCGTCTCGCACGCCGCCACCGGCATCGTGCTGTTCGTCCTCACCGGGGCCGTGCTGCTCGGCGGCATCAAGGCCATCGGCAGGGTCACCGCCGGGTTCGTCCCCCTGATGATCGTGCTGTACATCGTCGGCGGGTTCGTCGTGCTCGTCGTCAACGCCGACCAGATCCCGTCGGCCTTCGGCCAGGTCTTCTCGGACGCCTTCACCGGGACGTCGGCGGTCGGTGGCTTCGCCGGCTCGGCGATCCTGTACGCCATCCAGATGGGTGTCGCACGCGGCATCTTCTCCAACGAGTCCGGTATGGGATCCGCGGCGATCGCGGCCGCGGCCGCCAAGACCACCCACCCCACCCGTCAGGGCCTGGTGTCCATGACCCAGACGTTCATCGACACCATCATCGTCGTCACCTTCACCGGACTCGTCCTGGTCACCTCCGGCGTGTGGCAGGAGGGCAGCGACAGCGCCGGGACGATGACGGCCGACGCCTTCGCCGCCGCCATGCCGGAAGGAGACAAGCTCGTCGCGGTCTCCATCGCGTTCTTCGCCTTCTCCACCATCCTCGGCTGGTCGTACTACGGCGAGCGCTGTATGGAGCGGCTCGTGGGCGCGCGTGGCGTCATCCCGTACCGCATGGTGTTCACCTGCGTGGTGTTCGTGGGGGCGATCACCGAGCTCGAGGTGGTGTGGAACTTCGCCGACGTCATGAACGGCCTCATGGCCATCCCCAACCTCATCGGCCTCCTGGTCCTCTCCGGCCTCATCGTCCGGGAGACGCGCCACTACCTGGACAACGATCCGGGCCTGACCGCCACCGCGTCCCAGGTGAAGGAGTTCACGGGGGCCGTCCGGCGCTGA